Genomic window (Deinococcus yavapaiensis KR-236):
GATTTTGCGCTACGCTGTTCGTGTGACGATCGAGCCGCCCGTTCGGCGCAATCCCACGGTGGCCTTCCGCGCCGCGCACGACCTTCCACTGCGGCTGGAGGTCGTCACCCTCGCGCCCGATCACCTCCTGCTGCGCGACCGACCGCACTACCGCACCTTTCACGTCCTCGCGTTCTTCCAAGAGGCGCGCGGTGAGCACTTCATAAACGGAGAGCGCTTCGAGGCCCGCCCGAACGAACTCCTCGTCTTGGCTCCCACGCATTTGTACGACGGGCGGGCTTTGGAGGAAGCGGCGGGACGCCTCGTGCTCTTCGGCCTCGACGCGCTGCCTTCCGACGAGCGCGACACCTGGACGACGCGCTCGTGGCTCGTCGATCGTGAGCCGACCTACGTCCTACCTCCCGTCGAGGCCGCCGCTTGGCTCGAGGGCATCGACGCCCTCGCCAACGAGGTGCAAGAGCGCCGAACGCGCTACCTCGACGCGGCGCGCGCGTACTTGACGCTTCTCACGACGCGTGTGGACCGCCTCGCGGAGGAGCGAGGCGATCCGCGTCCCATGCCGTCTCCACTCGTGCGCTCCGTGTTCGCGTTGATCGACGCGAACTTCCGAGAGCCCTTCAGCCTTCGGCACGTCGCCGAGCGTCTGCACCGCTCGGACGCGTACGTCGCGCACGTGGTACGGCGCGAGACGGGTCGCACGGTGCTCGATTGGATTCACGAACGTCGCCTCGTGGAAGCTCGGCGCCTTCTCCTGGAGACGGCATGGCCCGTGGACCG
Coding sequences:
- a CDS encoding AraC family transcriptional regulator encodes the protein MTIEPPVRRNPTVAFRAAHDLPLRLEVVTLAPDHLLLRDRPHYRTFHVLAFFQEARGEHFINGERFEARPNELLVLAPTHLYDGRALEEAAGRLVLFGLDALPSDERDTWTTRSWLVDREPTYVLPPVEAAAWLEGIDALANEVQERRTRYLDAARAYLTLLTTRVDRLAEERGDPRPMPSPLVRSVFALIDANFREPFSLRHVAERLHRSDAYVAHVVRRETGRTVLDWIHERRLVEARRLLLETAWPVDRVAAHSGYGDVTHFINRFRRSMNMTPAAWRRGLRASRVEKRDGQ